A genomic region of Thermodesulfovibrio aggregans contains the following coding sequences:
- the mqnC gene encoding cyclic dehypoxanthinyl futalosine synthase, with protein MVRVSKKEALEMLKEASIYELGKAADEIRKKIHPEGIVTFVVDRNINYTNICINRCKFCAFWRPEGHPEAYVITKQELAKKIQETVEKGGTQILLQGGVHPKLGLDFYIDMLKFIKNNFKIHVHGFSPPEISFLSRKEGLSIKEVLEKLRQAGLDSIPGGGAEILSDRVRQLQSPNKIKTAEWLEVMRRAHLIGMKTSATMMFGSIDTEEDIVEHLDAIRRLQDETSGFTAFIPWSFQPGNTELKKENPELMPSGAVKYLRVLALSRIYLDNFPNIQVSWVTQGIKIAQVGLRFGANDFGSTMLEENVVRAAGVCYRVSMEEIIEAIKASGFRPAQRDTYYNILRFFNFKTFIVGGKNDRNL; from the coding sequence ATGGTAAGAGTGAGCAAAAAAGAAGCCCTTGAGATGCTAAAAGAAGCCTCAATTTATGAACTTGGAAAAGCTGCTGATGAAATAAGAAAAAAAATTCATCCAGAAGGCATTGTTACCTTTGTTGTTGATAGAAATATTAACTATACAAACATATGTATTAATCGCTGCAAATTCTGTGCTTTCTGGAGACCGGAAGGACATCCAGAAGCCTATGTTATTACAAAACAAGAGCTTGCAAAAAAAATTCAGGAAACAGTTGAAAAAGGCGGAACCCAGATACTTCTTCAGGGAGGAGTTCACCCTAAGCTCGGGCTTGATTTTTACATTGACATGCTTAAATTCATAAAAAACAATTTCAAAATTCATGTTCATGGATTTTCACCCCCTGAGATTTCTTTTTTAAGTAGAAAAGAGGGTTTATCAATAAAAGAAGTTCTTGAAAAACTAAGACAGGCAGGACTTGACTCAATTCCTGGTGGCGGTGCAGAGATACTCTCTGACAGAGTAAGGCAACTTCAGTCTCCCAATAAAATAAAAACAGCGGAATGGCTGGAAGTAATGCGTCGGGCACATCTTATTGGAATGAAAACCTCAGCAACAATGATGTTTGGCAGCATTGACACAGAAGAAGACATAGTTGAGCATCTTGACGCAATAAGAAGACTTCAGGATGAAACCTCTGGATTTACAGCATTTATTCCATGGAGTTTTCAGCCCGGTAACACGGAGCTTAAAAAAGAAAATCCAGAACTCATGCCCTCTGGTGCTGTTAAGTATCTGAGAGTTCTCGCATTAAGTAGAATTTACCTCGACAACTTTCCGAACATTCAGGTTTCATGGGTAACGCAGGGAATAAAAATTGCTCAGGTAGGATTACGCTTTGGTGCCAATGACTTTGGTTCTACAATGCTTGAGGAAAATGTTGTGAGGGCAGCAGGAGTCTGCTATCGTGTGAGCATGGAAGAGATAATTGAAGCTATAAAAGCTTCAGGATTTAGACCAGCCCAGAGAGATACATATTACAATATTTTGAGATTTTTCAATTTTAAAACTTTTATAGTAGGAGGTAAAAATGACAGAAATTTATGA
- the mqnE gene encoding aminofutalosine synthase MqnE, translating into MFGEIRRKIKEGERLSREEALFLFNSDNIYELGEMADEVSRKFNSNRVYFIVNRHINPTNICVNRCRFCAFSRSKGQEGAYELSIDEIIAQLKDAEREIGYLSEVHIVSGLHPDWQFEYYLEMLSTIKKEFPSIGIKAFTAVEIDYFARKSGLTVEQTLIKLKEAGLDLMPGGGAEIFNSHVRAKICPEKISGERWLEIIKTAHELGIKTNATMLYGHVESYEHRVDHLMKLRELQDQTGGFLAFIPLSYQPENNEIKVPYPSGIDDLKTIAVSRLVLDNIPHIKAYWIMLGEKLAQLSLLFGADCLEGTVIEERIAHSAGARSKKGNTIEELVHLIRETGKVPAQRDSFYNVIKLW; encoded by the coding sequence ATGTTTGGCGAAATAAGAAGAAAAATTAAAGAAGGAGAGAGACTTTCCAGAGAGGAAGCACTATTTCTTTTCAATTCAGACAATATTTACGAGCTCGGTGAAATGGCAGATGAGGTTTCAAGAAAGTTCAATTCAAACAGAGTTTATTTTATCGTAAACAGACACATTAATCCCACAAATATATGTGTCAACAGATGCAGATTCTGTGCCTTCTCTCGGTCAAAAGGACAGGAGGGTGCTTATGAACTAAGTATTGATGAGATAATAGCTCAGCTTAAAGATGCTGAGAGGGAAATTGGCTATCTAAGCGAAGTACATATTGTATCAGGACTTCATCCTGACTGGCAGTTTGAATACTATCTTGAGATGCTTTCTACTATTAAAAAAGAATTTCCTTCAATTGGGATAAAGGCATTCACAGCAGTAGAGATTGATTATTTTGCAAGGAAATCGGGTTTAACTGTAGAACAAACCCTAATTAAACTTAAAGAAGCAGGGCTTGATTTAATGCCAGGGGGAGGAGCTGAAATTTTCAATTCTCATGTAAGAGCTAAAATATGTCCAGAAAAAATATCAGGCGAAAGATGGCTTGAGATAATAAAAACAGCCCATGAACTTGGAATTAAAACAAATGCTACAATGCTTTATGGACACGTTGAATCATATGAACACAGAGTTGACCATTTAATGAAATTGAGAGAACTTCAGGATCAAACAGGAGGCTTTCTTGCCTTTATACCTTTGAGTTATCAACCTGAAAACAATGAGATAAAAGTTCCCTATCCAAGTGGAATAGATGATTTAAAAACAATAGCTGTTTCAAGGCTTGTGCTTGACAACATTCCCCATATAAAAGCTTACTGGATAATGCTTGGAGAAAAACTTGCCCAGCTCTCACTGCTTTTTGGTGCTGACTGCCTTGAAGGAACAGTAATTGAAGAGAGAATTGCCCATTCAGCAGGTGCTCGTTCGAAAAAAGGTAATACCATCGAGGAACTTGTTCATCTAATAAGAGAGACAGGCAAAGTTCCTGCTCAGAGAGACAGTTTCTATAATGTGATAAAGCTATGGTAA
- the accC gene encoding acetyl-CoA carboxylase biotin carboxylase subunit: MFKKVLIANRGEIALRIIRACKELGIRTVAIYCEPDATARYVKKADEAYLVTPGPLRGYLNIYGIVELAKNVGADAIHPGYGFLAENPQFAEACAQAGITFIGPNANAIRKMGLKDQARKIAEKLGIPLLPGTPPLKGIDEAVAAAKEIGYPVMIKAVAGGGGRGLRICYDEESLRRQIPIAMSEAKKAFGDERFFIEKYLERPHHIEIQIMADRYGNIIHLGERDCSIQRRHQKLIEIAPSLLLTEKVRAQMGEAAKRLAYEVGYDNVGTVEFLVDENLNYYFLEMNTRIQVEHTITEEITGIDLVQNMIKIACGEPLSIKQYEVMLSGYAIQCRINAEDPLNDFLPSTGVVTAYYSPGGFGIRIDGHVTEGYHVPPYYDSLLAKLVARGRTWEEVVRRMHRALSEYIIRGVKTTIPLYIKIMEDEDFRKGNFSTKYLEEKLPSLIYSEEKDPFDLAVVLSAAIVAHSRV, from the coding sequence ATGTTTAAAAAAGTTTTGATTGCAAACAGAGGAGAGATTGCATTAAGAATAATCCGTGCCTGTAAAGAGCTCGGCATACGTACTGTTGCCATATACTGTGAACCTGATGCAACTGCAAGATATGTAAAAAAAGCCGATGAAGCCTATCTTGTAACCCCGGGTCCGCTGAGAGGTTATCTTAATATTTATGGAATAGTTGAGCTTGCAAAAAATGTTGGAGCTGATGCAATACATCCAGGATACGGTTTTCTTGCTGAAAATCCTCAGTTTGCTGAAGCCTGTGCACAGGCTGGAATAACTTTCATTGGTCCTAATGCAAATGCAATTAGAAAAATGGGGCTTAAAGATCAGGCACGCAAGATTGCTGAAAAGCTTGGCATTCCGCTTTTACCGGGCACTCCTCCTTTAAAAGGCATTGATGAGGCAGTAGCTGCAGCCAAAGAAATTGGCTATCCTGTGATGATTAAAGCTGTTGCAGGAGGAGGTGGTAGAGGTTTAAGAATCTGCTATGATGAAGAATCCTTACGGAGACAGATACCAATTGCCATGTCAGAGGCAAAAAAAGCCTTTGGTGATGAGAGATTTTTTATAGAAAAATACCTTGAAAGACCACATCACATAGAAATTCAAATTATGGCTGACAGATACGGCAACATAATTCATCTCGGAGAGAGAGACTGCTCAATACAGAGAAGGCATCAAAAGTTAATAGAGATAGCTCCTTCTCTTTTGCTTACAGAAAAGGTAAGAGCTCAGATGGGTGAAGCAGCAAAGAGACTTGCCTATGAAGTTGGCTATGATAATGTAGGAACAGTTGAGTTTCTTGTTGATGAAAATCTAAATTACTACTTCCTTGAGATGAACACAAGAATACAGGTTGAGCATACAATAACAGAGGAAATTACAGGCATTGATCTTGTTCAAAACATGATAAAGATTGCCTGTGGTGAACCTCTGAGCATAAAACAATATGAGGTAATGCTAAGTGGATATGCGATTCAGTGTAGAATTAATGCTGAAGACCCTTTAAACGACTTTCTTCCATCTACAGGAGTTGTCACTGCCTATTATTCTCCAGGAGGATTTGGAATAAGAATAGACGGACATGTTACAGAAGGTTATCATGTTCCACCATATTATGACTCTCTCTTAGCAAAACTTGTAGCTCGTGGTCGCACATGGGAGGAAGTTGTAAGAAGAATGCACCGTGCTTTGAGTGAGTATATAATCAGAGGAGTTAAAACAACAATCCCCTTATACATAAAAATCATGGAAGATGAAGACTTCCGTAAAGGCAACTTTAGCACAAAGTATTTAGAAGAAAAACTTCCGAGCCTTATTTATAGTGAAGAAAAAGATCCCTTTGATCTTGCAGTGGTATTGTCTGCTGCAATTGTTGCACACAGCAGAGTTTAA
- the oadA gene encoding sodium-extruding oxaloacetate decarboxylase subunit alpha, whose protein sequence is MSNSPVKIMDTTFRDAHQSLHATRMKLEDIVPIAEKMDQVGFHSLEVWGGATFDSCLRFLREDPWERLRTIRTLVKNTKLQMLLRGQNLVGYRHYPDDVVEKFVEKTIENGIDILRIFDALNDLRNMESSIKATLKYGGTVEAAFCYTIGPIYTIDYFVELAKKLRDMGAHIICIKDMAGLLDPYTAYELIKRLKEEIDLPIHLHTHDTAGMAVATTIKAIEAGVDIVDTSISTMAGGTSQPPLETICHILKGTERDPKFNMELLDEIADYFYEVRKKYKSLESEYIGPDPKVIVYQVPGGMLSNLVNQLREQNALHRMKEVLEEIPRVREDFGYPPLVTPSSQIVGTQATLNVLTGERYKMVTTETKNYFKGLYGKPPAPVNEEVRKKILGDEEFITCRPADLLEPEFEKAKAELKDKARSDEDVLSYCLFPKIYLEFLEAKEKGIKEEIPAPKKEEAKPAPSLAPTEFMINLYGESYHVKVGGKGHKVDGKRPYFLYVNNQLVEVIVEPLQEIVPSEEGKVEIKPKESIRPRPSEPGDISSPMPGTVVKIKVKKGDKVSAGDTVVIVEAMKMENEIHSPIDGVVEEIYIKEGDMVNPDEVMIRIR, encoded by the coding sequence ATGTCTAATTCACCTGTTAAAATTATGGATACAACTTTTCGAGATGCCCATCAGAGCCTTCATGCTACAAGAATGAAGCTTGAAGATATAGTCCCGATTGCCGAAAAAATGGATCAGGTAGGGTTTCATTCTCTTGAAGTATGGGGTGGTGCAACTTTTGACAGTTGCTTGAGATTTTTAAGGGAAGACCCCTGGGAAAGATTGAGAACCATAAGAACACTTGTTAAAAATACGAAACTTCAGATGCTTTTAAGAGGACAGAATCTTGTTGGATACAGACATTATCCCGATGATGTGGTTGAGAAGTTTGTGGAAAAAACAATTGAAAACGGCATAGATATTTTAAGAATTTTTGATGCTCTCAACGACTTAAGAAATATGGAAAGCTCTATAAAAGCAACACTAAAGTATGGTGGAACTGTAGAGGCAGCCTTCTGCTATACAATAGGACCCATTTACACCATAGATTACTTTGTTGAACTTGCAAAAAAGCTTAGAGACATGGGGGCTCATATAATATGCATAAAGGACATGGCAGGGCTTCTTGATCCATATACAGCCTATGAACTTATAAAAAGATTGAAAGAAGAGATAGATCTACCAATTCATCTTCATACTCATGATACAGCAGGTATGGCAGTTGCAACTACAATCAAGGCAATTGAAGCAGGAGTTGATATAGTTGATACTTCCATCTCAACAATGGCTGGTGGAACATCTCAACCTCCGCTTGAAACAATATGTCATATACTAAAAGGAACTGAAAGAGACCCTAAATTTAATATGGAACTTCTTGATGAAATTGCCGACTACTTCTATGAAGTAAGAAAAAAGTATAAATCCCTTGAAAGTGAATACATTGGGCCAGACCCAAAAGTTATTGTTTATCAGGTTCCGGGTGGAATGTTAAGTAATCTTGTTAATCAACTAAGAGAACAGAATGCTCTGCACAGAATGAAAGAAGTTTTAGAGGAAATTCCACGAGTAAGAGAGGACTTTGGATATCCACCTCTGGTTACTCCTTCAAGTCAGATTGTGGGAACACAGGCAACTTTGAATGTGCTTACCGGTGAGAGATATAAAATGGTAACTACAGAAACAAAGAATTATTTTAAAGGTCTTTATGGTAAACCACCTGCACCGGTAAATGAAGAGGTCAGAAAAAAAATACTTGGTGATGAAGAATTTATAACCTGCAGACCGGCAGATCTTCTTGAGCCTGAGTTTGAAAAAGCAAAGGCAGAACTAAAAGATAAAGCCCGTTCCGATGAAGATGTGCTCAGTTATTGTCTCTTTCCTAAAATATATCTCGAATTTCTTGAAGCAAAGGAAAAGGGGATTAAAGAGGAGATACCGGCACCGAAAAAAGAGGAGGCTAAACCTGCTCCAAGTCTTGCTCCAACAGAGTTTATGATAAATCTATACGGTGAATCCTATCATGTAAAGGTTGGAGGCAAAGGACATAAAGTTGATGGAAAGAGACCCTATTTTCTTTATGTAAACAATCAACTTGTTGAAGTCATAGTTGAACCATTGCAGGAGATTGTGCCAAGTGAAGAAGGCAAGGTTGAGATAAAACCAAAGGAATCTATAAGACCAAGACCATCTGAGCCAGGTGATATATCCTCACCAATGCCAGGAACAGTTGTGAAAATTAAGGTCAAAAAAGGTGATAAAGTCAGTGCAGGAGATACTGTTGTAATAGTTGAGGCAATGAAGATGGAAAATGAGATTCACTCACCAATTGATGGTGTAGTTGAAGAAATCTACATAAAAGAGGGTGACATGGTAAATCCTGATGAAGTGATGATAAGGATAAGATAA
- a CDS encoding site-2 protease family protein, whose protein sequence is MDFTGIIRQIIISAPAVLIAIVFHELAHGWVAYKLGDNTAKLSGRLTLNPISHIDPFGTIIMPFMLLILTSGQWVFGYAKPVPVNPYNFKNPRAGMALCAAGGPAANLAVAIVCTILIKWLILPLMGAIPDFIFDPIVLILKATIMINIVLAAFNLIPIPPLDGGRILMGVLPLRYSQLMERIEPFGSLIVILMIITGLTSVFVWPLVKLFFNILSLFY, encoded by the coding sequence ATGGATTTTACAGGCATTATAAGACAGATTATAATTTCAGCGCCTGCCGTATTGATTGCGATCGTGTTTCACGAGCTTGCACATGGCTGGGTCGCATACAAACTTGGTGACAATACGGCAAAACTATCAGGAAGACTCACTCTAAATCCCATATCTCATATTGATCCTTTTGGAACTATAATAATGCCTTTTATGTTGCTGATACTTACAAGTGGGCAATGGGTTTTTGGTTATGCAAAGCCCGTTCCCGTAAATCCTTACAACTTCAAAAATCCCCGTGCAGGAATGGCTCTATGTGCAGCAGGAGGACCTGCGGCAAATCTTGCCGTTGCAATAGTCTGTACAATTCTAATTAAATGGCTCATTTTACCGCTTATGGGTGCTATACCTGATTTTATATTTGATCCAATTGTTTTGATTCTTAAAGCAACAATCATGATTAACATTGTTCTCGCAGCCTTTAATTTAATTCCTATTCCACCTCTTGATGGAGGAAGAATTCTAATGGGTGTGTTACCACTTAGGTATTCTCAATTGATGGAAAGAATTGAACCTTTCGGCTCTTTGATTGTTATATTAATGATTATTACAGGCTTGACCAGTGTTTTTGTATGGCCACTGGTAAAGCTTTTTTTCAACATTCTTTCACTTTTTTATTGA
- the trpS gene encoding tryptophan--tRNA ligase codes for MDRVLSGMQPSGPLHLGNLIGALSNWVKLQDKYECYFFVADWHALTTGYGNPSQIKEYTIDLLMNFIAAGLDPEKSTIFIQSQVPEHAELHIFLSMITPLGWLERVPTYKEKKEQIKDKDLDTYGFLGYPVLQTADIIIYRAKYVPVGIDQIPHLEISREIARRFNYLYGKEFFPEPEALLTEFPKVPGVDGRKMSKSYGNAIYLSDDEKTVTEKIRTMVTDPARKRRTDKGDPQKCPVFDLHKIFSTEEERKEVIAGCTRAEIGCIDCKKILIKHVIETLKPIWEKRQKLIDNPSLLIDIAQEGSKKAKKVAGETLKEMKEVIGWIS; via the coding sequence ATGGATAGAGTATTAAGTGGAATGCAACCAAGCGGACCACTTCATCTTGGAAATCTTATTGGAGCGCTTTCAAACTGGGTAAAGCTTCAGGACAAATATGAGTGCTACTTTTTCGTTGCAGACTGGCACGCCTTAACCACAGGATATGGAAATCCTTCACAGATAAAAGAATACACGATTGATCTTCTTATGAACTTTATAGCTGCAGGTCTTGATCCAGAAAAATCAACAATTTTTATTCAGTCACAGGTTCCCGAGCATGCAGAACTGCACATATTTTTAAGCATGATAACTCCTCTTGGATGGCTTGAAAGAGTTCCCACTTATAAAGAAAAAAAAGAGCAGATTAAAGATAAAGACCTTGATACCTATGGATTTCTTGGATATCCAGTGCTTCAGACAGCAGATATAATTATTTACAGGGCAAAGTATGTGCCTGTTGGGATTGATCAGATTCCCCATCTTGAGATTTCCCGTGAAATTGCAAGAAGGTTTAACTACCTTTACGGAAAAGAGTTTTTCCCTGAGCCTGAGGCTTTGCTTACAGAGTTCCCAAAAGTTCCTGGAGTAGATGGAAGAAAAATGTCAAAAAGCTATGGTAATGCAATATATTTAAGCGATGATGAGAAAACAGTTACAGAAAAGATAAGAACAATGGTCACAGACCCGGCAAGAAAAAGAAGAACAGACAAAGGCGATCCTCAGAAATGCCCTGTATTTGACCTGCATAAAATATTTTCTACAGAAGAAGAGAGAAAAGAAGTAATAGCTGGCTGCACCCGAGCAGAAATTGGATGCATTGACTGTAAAAAAATTCTTATAAAACATGTAATAGAAACATTGAAACCAATATGGGAAAAGAGGCAAAAGCTTATTGATAATCCATCGCTTCTTATTGATATTGCTCAGGAAGGCTCTAAGAAAGCAAAAAAAGTAGCAGGTGAAACTCTCAAAGAGATGAAGGAGGTCATAGGATGGATTTCTTAA